The DNA window GAGGAGGTGGTGAGGAAGGAGACGGGGGAGTCGCTGGTGGAGGTGCTGTACGGGGGGAAGGGGAAGTTGCTGGAGAGGAGTGGAATGGCGCAGGCGGCGTTGTTCGCCGTGGAGTACGGGCTGGCGCAGGTGTGGAAGAAGTGGGGAGTGAAGCCAGCGGCGGTGATGGGGCACAGCCTGGGTGAGTACGTGGCGGCGTGCGAGGCGGGAGTGTTTGGGAGGGAGGAGGGGCTGAAGCTGGTGATGGAGAGAGGGAGGTTGATGGAGGGGTTGGGGGAGGTGGGGAGGATGGTGGCGGTGATGTGCGGGGAGGAGGAGGTGAGGGGAGAGGGGGGAGGAGGGTTGATAGCGGCGGTGAATGGGCCGGAGGAGGTGGTGCTGTCGGGGAGGGAGGAGGAGGTGGAGGAGGTGGTGGGGAGGTTGAGGAGGAGGGGGAGGGAGAGCCGGAGGTTGAAGACGACGCATGCGTTTCATTCGGAGTTGATGGAGCCGATGAGGGAGGAGCTGGAGAGGGCGGCGGGGAAGGTGAGGATGGAGAGGGGGAGGGTGGAGTGGGTGTCGAATGTGAGCGGGAGAGAGGTGAGGGGGGACGAGGCGAGGGAGGGGAGGTACTGGGGGAGGCAGTTGAGGGAGCCGGTGAGGTGGTGGGAGGGATTGAGGGGGTTGTATGAGAAAGGCTATCGGGTGTTCCTGGAGGTGGGACCGAAGCCGACGCTGACGGGGATGGGGAAGAGGAGTCTGGGTGGAGCGGAGTGGGTGTGGAGTTTGAAGAGTGGGAAGAGTGATTGGGAGGAGATGCTGGGGAGTGCGGCGAGGCTGTATGTGAAGGGAGTGGAGGTGAAGTGGGGGGGGATGGAGGAGGGACGGAAGAGGCGGCGCGTGCCACTGCCCACGTATCCCTTCCAACGCGAGCGCTTCTGGATTGACTCGCTCATCCCCAACACGGATGTCCTGGTGTCTTTCTATCGGGCCGTTGCGCGGCTCGCGGAGGACAACACCGCGGTCGAGTCCCCCTCGCTGCGCTTCGCGACGTTCCGCGAGCCCGTGCCTGGCTTCTCGTGGATCTCCCTGTACCGGCCCGAAGCCGACCCCGCGAAGGAGGCCCTGTACCGCAGGTTCCATGAGGTCTCTGTCCAGTCGAACCAGGAGATGGCGCGGACCATCTACCGCGGGCTCGACTTCTCGTCCTTCAAGCGGGTGCTCGACATCGGGTGCGGTCACGCCGCCGACCTCGTCGACATCGCCAAGGCGCATCCGCACCTGGAGCTGCACGGCTGCAACATCTCGCCGGACCAGATTGAAGCCGGCCGCCAGCGCATCCGAGGGCTGGGGATGGAAGGCCGCATCTCGCTGCACTACCAGGACAGCTCCAGGGACCCCTTCCCCTCGACGTATGACCTGGTCATCGCCTTCCAGGTCATCCACCACATCCGGAACAAGGCGGACCTGTTCGCGAACATCAGCCGGAGCCTGCGCGAGGGCGGCTACCTGGTCATGGCGGAGACGGTCTCCAACATGTCCACCTCCATCGAGCACCCCGAGTCCACCACGCTCTTCGTGCCGCAGGCCGAGTGGGCGGAGCTGCTCGCGCGCAACCACCTCCGCGTCGTGGAGACCGTCGAGGCCAGCCGGGAGATCGCCAACTACCTCCATGACCCCGACTTCGACCAGAACTTCGCGGGGGTGACGGAGGGGCTGGATGAGGTCACCCGCAAGCACCTCCACGGCATCCACATGCTGGGCGAGCTGCTGCGTCGACGGCTGGCGGCCTACCTCCTGCTCACCGTGACGAAGGACGAGTCGCTGGATGTCGACACCCTCCGGCGCATCAACCACGAGCGATTGGTCACGCGCGTGGCGTACGGCGCGGCCTGGGAGGCCGTCGAGCGAGGGGCGTATGTGTTGCCGCCCGTTCCGGATGCCCAGGTGCTCGCGGGCGCTGCGTCGGCGGGGAGCACCTTCTCCAAGGACCTGCTCGCGGCGGAGCCCTCGCAGCGTGGACAGCTCCTCCACAGCTATCTGCGCGAGCTGGTCGCGAGCCTCCTGAAGATGCCCGTGGTGCGCCTGGACGCGGAGCAGCCGCTCAACACCCTGGGCCTGGACTCGCTCCTGTCCTTGGAGCTGAAGCACAAGATTCACGCCGAGACGGGCGTGAGCATGCAGCTCGATGAGCTGTTGCAGGGCGTGAGCATCGCGCACCTGTCGCATCGGCTCGCGGAGCAGCTCGGCGGAGGGGCAGGGAAGCCGGGAACGGGCACCGACTGGGAAGAAGGCGAACTGTGAGGGTCGACGAACTGGTCGCCGACCTGTCCAGGCAAGGCGTCACGCTCTGGGCCGAAGGCGAGCGGCTGAGGTACCGCGCGCCGAAGGGGGCGCTGTCCGCTGAGTCCCTGGCCCTGCTGACCACGCACAAGGCCGCGCTGGTGCGGCACCTGCGTCAGCTCGAGGCGGACGGGGAGACGGTTCATCCGCTCTCGCATGGGCAGCAGGCGCTCTGGTTCGTCGCCCAGTTGGCTCCCGACAGCGCCGCCTACAACACGGCGCTGACCCTTCGCATCGCCGCGGAGGTGGATGTCCCCGCCCTGCGGCGCGCTTGCCAGCGATTGGTGGACCGGCACGGCGTGTTGCGCACGACGTTCGCCTCGCATCAGGGACAGCCCGTCCAGCGGGTGCGGCGGGAGGGCACTGTCCACTTCGAGCAGGCCCTGGTGCCGGACCTCGAGCCCGAGGCCCTGCGCGAGCAGGTCTCCCGTGCCTATGCGGCCCCGTTCGACTTGGAGCGGGGACCGCTGATGCGGGTGCGGTTGTTCTCCCGGAGCCCCCGGGAGCACGTGCTGCTCCTCGCCATCCACCACATCGTCTACGACGGCTGGTCGCTCATCATCCTGGGCGAGGAGCTGCTGTGTCACCTCTACGCGGCGGAGAAGGAGGGCCTCCCCGCGTCGCTCGCCGTCCCGCAGGCGTCCTACGTGGACTATGTGCGGTGGCAGGCGGAGATGCTCGCCGGGGCCGCTGGGCAGCGCCTCTGGGACTACTGGTCGAAGCAGCTCGCGGGGACGCTGCCCGCGCTGGAGCTGCCCTTCGCGAAGCCTCGGCCCTCGGTGCAGACCTTCGCGGGTGCATCGGTGCCCGTGGCGTTGCGCGGGACGCTCCCTCGAAGGCTGCGGACGCTCTGTGAGCAGGAGGGCGTCACGCTGTACACGCTGCTGCTCGGCGCGTTCATGGTGCTCCTGCACCGGTACTCGGGTCAGGACGACATCCTGGTGGGGTCCCCGACGCTTGGCAGGACCCAGCCCCAGTTCGCGAAGGTGGTCGGCAACTTCATGAACATGATGGTCCTGCGCGGAGACCTCTCCGGGGACCCAGGCTTCCGGGACTTCTTGTCACGGCTCCGGACCACCGTCTTGGGTGCGCTCGCGCACCAGGACCTTCCGTTCCATCTGCTCGTGGAGAAGCTGAACCCGGAGCGCCGCGCCGACCGCTCACCGCTCTTCCAGGCGGTGTTCATGCTCCAGCCCTCGACGCGGGAGGACATCTACCAGGGCGATGAGTCGAACCCCTCGCTGCCGGGAGGGTTGGTGCTGCGGCCCTTCGACATCCCGCAACAGGAGGGGCAGTTCGACCTGTCGCTGGAGCTGACCGAGACGGAGTCGTCCCTGGGGGGCGTGTTGAAGTTCCGCACGGACCTGTTCGACGCGGAGCAGGCCCGGTGGATGGTGGAGCACCTGACGACGCTGCTGGAGGGAATCGTCGAGTCCCGCGAGCAGCGCGTGTCCGACCTGCCCCTGCTGACGCCCGAGGAGCAGCGCGAGGTTCTGGCGGAGGGGAATGCCACGGCGACGGAGCTGCCCGCGCGGATGGCGTGTCTCCATGAGCTGTTCGAGGTGCAGGTCCGGCGTGCTCCAGACGCGGTCGCGCTGACGACGGGCGACGTGCGGTGGACCTATCGTGAGCTGAACGCGCGCGCGAATCGCCTGGCGCACCGGCTGCGGGCGCTGGGCGTGGGCCCCGAGGCACGGGTGGGCCTGTGTGTCTCGCGAGGGCCCGGCATGGTGGTGGGGATGTTGGCGGTCCTGAAGGCGGGGGGCGCGTATGTGCCCATGGACCCGACGTATCCCGTGGACCGGCTGGGCTACATGCTCACGGACTCGAAGGCGTCCGTGGTCCTCTCCGAGGCGCGGCTGCGCTCGTTGCTGCCGGACACGGGCGTGAAGGCCGTGTGGCTGGACGCCGAGGGGGACGAGGGCTCGGAGGACGCTCCCGTGAGTGGGGTCCTCGCGGAGAACGTCGCGTATACGCTCTACACTTCGGGGTCCACCGGGCGTCCCAAGGGGTGCCTGGTCTGCCATCGCAACGTCGAGCGTTTCTTCTCCGCGATGGACGAGGCGATGGACGCGAAGGAGCGGGGCGTCTGGCTCGCGACGACGAGCATGTCCTTCGACATCTCGGTGTTGGAGCTCCTGTACTCGCTGACCCGGGGCTTCCACGTGGTGCTCCGGACGGGGCAGGGCCCGCGCCGCGAGGCCCCCGCGGGCAAGGCGCTGGAGTTCAGCCTGTTCTATTTCGCCAGCGACGAGAGCGCCCAGGCGCGGGACAAGTACCGGCTCCTGCTCGAGGGGGCTCGGTTCGCGGATGAGCATGGCTTCAAGGCGGTCTGGACTCCGGAGCGGCACTTCCATGCCTTCGGTGGGCTCTATCCGAACCCCTCGGTCGTCAGCGCGGCGCTCGCGACGACGACGCGGAACCTCCGGCTTCGCGCGGGCAGCATCGTGCTGCCGCTGCACAACCCCGTTCGTGTCGCGGAGGAGTGGGCGGTGGTGGACAACCTGTCGGAGGGGCGAGTCGACCTCTCGTTCGCGTCGGGGTGGCATCCCAACGACTTCGTGCTCGCGCCGGAGCGCTTCGCCGAGGCGCGCAGCCACCTCTTCGAGCAGATCTCCATCGTCCGGAGGCTGTGGCGAGGGGAGGCCGTGTCCTTCCGGAATGGACAGGGGCAGCAGGTGCCCGTGCGGTCCCTGCCACGTCCCATCCAACCCGAGGCCCCGGTCTGGGTGACCGCGGCGGGCAACCCGGAGACGTTCCGCGCGGCGGGAGAGGCGGGAGCCAACGTCCTCACGCACCTGCTCGGACAGAACCTCTCCGAGCTGTCGAAGAAGCTTCAGCTCTATCGCGAGGCATGGAAGTCCGCGGGCCATGGGCCTGGCTCAGGCCACGTCACGCTGATGCTCCACACCTTCATGGGGGATGACGTCGAGGTCGTCCGCCAGAAGGTGGAGGCGCCGCTGCGTCAGTACCTGAAGAGCTCGCTGGGCTTGCTGCGCTCGGTCATCGGACCTCTTCCGCATGGCGAGGAGCTGGAGTCGCTGAGTGACACGGACGTCGACGTGCTGCTGTCCCGGTCCATCGAGCGGTACTTCCACCAGATGGGCCTGTTTGGCGATGTGGACACCTGCCTGCC is part of the Myxococcus landrumus genome and encodes:
- a CDS encoding type I polyketide synthase produces the protein MEKLLRGLSPEKRVGLARMLLQSVGESVPEKKAQEPIAIIGMGCRFPGGAHDATSFWKLLRDGVDTVREVPRSRWDVDAYYDADPSVPGKMYTRHGAFLDGIDLFDPYFFGIPPRAAANLDPQHRLLLEVTWEALEDAGIAPKSLAGSKTGVFVGGATGNYTQLLQGKGMESIDVSYLTGSLLTFATGRVSHLLDLQGPNLCVDTACSSSLVAVHLACQSLRSGESSLALVGGVNLVLVPDGTVTTCKARMLAVDGRCKSFDAAADGYGRGEGCGMVVLKPLSKALEDGDHVLAVIRGTAVNQGGHSSDLTVPNGLAQQAVIQKALADAGLEPAQVDFIEAHGTGTSLGDPIEMRALGAVFEQKKARGEVLRVGSVKTNIGHLEYAAGIAGLIKLALSLRHREMPPHLHFKRGNPYIPWNELPVEVPTRCVPWEAREGKRVGGVSSFGASGTNAHVVVEEAPEVERREEKEGRGVYVLGLSARNEKALRELAGKYAREAEGEVGDVCFTANEGRGSYGQRVAVVGRSLGELKEELRRYEKEGVVERGAVGQGKKVGGEEVVMLFTGQGVQTEGMGRELYESEETFREEMRKSEEVVRKETGESLVEVLYGGKGKLLERSGMAQAALFAVEYGLAQVWKKWGVKPAAVMGHSLGEYVAACEAGVFGREEGLKLVMERGRLMEGLGEVGRMVAVMCGEEEVRGEGGGGLIAAVNGPEEVVLSGREEEVEEVVGRLRRRGRESRRLKTTHAFHSELMEPMREELERAAGKVRMERGRVEWVSNVSGREVRGDEAREGRYWGRQLREPVRWWEGLRGLYEKGYRVFLEVGPKPTLTGMGKRSLGGAEWVWSLKSGKSDWEEMLGSAARLYVKGVEVKWGGMEEGRKRRRVPLPTYPFQRERFWIDSLIPNTDVLVSFYRAVARLAEDNTAVESPSLRFATFREPVPGFSWISLYRPEADPAKEALYRRFHEVSVQSNQEMARTIYRGLDFSSFKRVLDIGCGHAADLVDIAKAHPHLELHGCNISPDQIEAGRQRIRGLGMEGRISLHYQDSSRDPFPSTYDLVIAFQVIHHIRNKADLFANISRSLREGGYLVMAETVSNMSTSIEHPESTTLFVPQAEWAELLARNHLRVVETVEASREIANYLHDPDFDQNFAGVTEGLDEVTRKHLHGIHMLGELLRRRLAAYLLLTVTKDESLDVDTLRRINHERLVTRVAYGAAWEAVERGAYVLPPVPDAQVLAGAASAGSTFSKDLLAAEPSQRGQLLHSYLRELVASLLKMPVVRLDAEQPLNTLGLDSLLSLELKHKIHAETGVSMQLDELLQGVSIAHLSHRLAEQLGGGAGKPGTGTDWEEGEL
- a CDS encoding MupA/Atu3671 family FMN-dependent luciferase-like monooxygenase is translated as MRVDELVADLSRQGVTLWAEGERLRYRAPKGALSAESLALLTTHKAALVRHLRQLEADGETVHPLSHGQQALWFVAQLAPDSAAYNTALTLRIAAEVDVPALRRACQRLVDRHGVLRTTFASHQGQPVQRVRREGTVHFEQALVPDLEPEALREQVSRAYAAPFDLERGPLMRVRLFSRSPREHVLLLAIHHIVYDGWSLIILGEELLCHLYAAEKEGLPASLAVPQASYVDYVRWQAEMLAGAAGQRLWDYWSKQLAGTLPALELPFAKPRPSVQTFAGASVPVALRGTLPRRLRTLCEQEGVTLYTLLLGAFMVLLHRYSGQDDILVGSPTLGRTQPQFAKVVGNFMNMMVLRGDLSGDPGFRDFLSRLRTTVLGALAHQDLPFHLLVEKLNPERRADRSPLFQAVFMLQPSTREDIYQGDESNPSLPGGLVLRPFDIPQQEGQFDLSLELTETESSLGGVLKFRTDLFDAEQARWMVEHLTTLLEGIVESREQRVSDLPLLTPEEQREVLAEGNATATELPARMACLHELFEVQVRRAPDAVALTTGDVRWTYRELNARANRLAHRLRALGVGPEARVGLCVSRGPGMVVGMLAVLKAGGAYVPMDPTYPVDRLGYMLTDSKASVVLSEARLRSLLPDTGVKAVWLDAEGDEGSEDAPVSGVLAENVAYTLYTSGSTGRPKGCLVCHRNVERFFSAMDEAMDAKERGVWLATTSMSFDISVLELLYSLTRGFHVVLRTGQGPRREAPAGKALEFSLFYFASDESAQARDKYRLLLEGARFADEHGFKAVWTPERHFHAFGGLYPNPSVVSAALATTTRNLRLRAGSIVLPLHNPVRVAEEWAVVDNLSEGRVDLSFASGWHPNDFVLAPERFAEARSHLFEQISIVRRLWRGEAVSFRNGQGQQVPVRSLPRPIQPEAPVWVTAAGNPETFRAAGEAGANVLTHLLGQNLSELSKKLQLYREAWKSAGHGPGSGHVTLMLHTFMGDDVEVVRQKVEAPLRQYLKSSLGLLRSVIGPLPHGEELESLSDTDVDVLLSRSIERYFHQMGLFGDVDTCLPMIERLRELGVDEVACLIDFGVDTESTLAGLRTLDALRERCTRAEEPEEDIPALIARHGVTHFQCTPSMLRMLLMEPGGEESLRTLEKLLVGGEPFPLALARQVLPRVGGEVLNMYGPTETTVWSSFDRISRDAVGITIGRPITDTRMYVLDRRLRPVPRGVPGELFIGGEGVARGYLNRPELTAERFSPDPWSPRPGARMYRTGDLARHLPDGRLEFLGRLDTQVKVRGVRIEPGEIEAELRRHPDVRHAVVVARADSVGEVSLVAYVVAEGDAKVSIPELSRHLGARLPASMIPSRFVQLDALPMTPNQKLDVRALPAPGATALGAPAVEVAPRDALELELVALWEELFDQRPIGVTRGFFELGGHSLLAVRLMSRLRARWGRPLPVSLLFQADTIQQLAALLRRQGGAVEAREPLVRIQELGDKPPLFFVHPTGGDVLCYAPLARQLGPRQPFFALQALMDSDTCSVEEMAARYLEEVRRVRPKGPYRLGGWSTGGIVAQAMARRLEEAGESVELLVLLETWSPDLYQRVEEPGALMAWFATDLLGGVDAARWDAARLEALDEGGRLRYLVEHAKALGALPGVELPEMEQRFRVFARNARALARHRPEPYAGKVLFLQAEQLATSPKDAPPAPVESWGERLSQAQLHHVPGNHYTMLQAPHVREVADRMTVVLEELAAPISAR